The genomic DNA GGCTTCATTGGTCGCCACGTTGCTGAAGAACTTCTGAAAAATGGCTATGGCGTGCGCATTCTCGATGCGCTGATCGATCAGGTGCATGCCGATGCCGAAGTCAGTGTGCCGGATGGAGCCGAAATTATCCAAGGCGATGTCAGAGACAAGGATGCAGTGCGCGCGGCGCTTGCCGGTGTGAGCGGCGTCATCCATCTCGCCGCCGAAGTCGGCGTCGGACAGTCGATGTATGAAATCGCCCGCTATGTCGGCTGCAACGATCTCGGCACGGCGGTGCTTCTGGAAGCGATGATCGGCCTTCCCGTCAAGAAGATCGTCGTCGCCTCGTCGATGAGCGTCTACGGAGAAGGGCTCTATCTGACGGCGGACGGAAAGCGGCTCGGTTATGTCAGGCGGCGCATGCAAAATGTCAAGCAGGGCCAGTGGGATCCGCTCGATGAGGACGGTCAGCCGCTGACGCCGGTCGCCACCGACGAGGAGAAACCGGTCGATCTTGCATCCATCTACGCGCTGACGAAATTCGCCCAGGAGAGGCAGGTCCTTATTTTCGGCGAAGCCTACGGCCTGGACGCCGTCGCCTTGCGCCTCTTCAACGTTTTCGGCGCGGGCCAGGCGCTTTCCAATCCCTACACCGGGGTCCTTGCCAACTTCGGTTCGCGCCTCGCCAATGGGCAGCCGCCGATGATCTTCGAGGATGGCAGGCAGCGGCGCGATTTCGTCCACGTCCGCGATGTTGCGACAGCCTTTCGCCTGGCCCTCGAAAAGCCCGCGGCATCCGGCCACGTTATCAATATCGGCAGCGGCCAGGCCTATTCGATCGCCGATGTCGCGACGCTTCTTGCCGATGCCATGGGCGTGCCCGAGATCGGCCCTGACATCATGAACAAGGCGCGTTCGGGAGACATCCGCAATTGCTTCGCCGACATTTCCAAGGCGCGCGAACTGCTCGGCTTCGAACCGAAATATCGCCTTGAGAATGCACTCGCTCCCTTCGCCGAATGGGTGCGGCAGACCGGGGCGGTCGACCGTGGCGCCGAAATGAAGCGGCAGCTGGAAGAGCGGGGGCTGGTTTCATGAACAAGGCCGGTTCTCGAGCATCCGGTCAGCAGGAGGCGAGGCGGTTCGGTTTCGTCGAATGGTTCCGACCCGGAGAATATGAGCGGACTGAGCTGGTGCTGCCGGATATCCTGAAAAGCGGCGCCAGTTATCTGCGCACGCATCTTTCCTGGGCCGAATATCTGGCGCCCGGCGGCGAGCAATGGTTCGACTGGCTGATCCCGCGTGTCGGCAGCCAAATCGATCTTCTGCCCTGCATACACTACACGCCGCCCTCCCTGTCCCGGACGGGCAGGTCTTCGGGCGCGCCGGTCGATCTCAAATCCTATGCCGACTTTGTCGATCACATCCTGACTCGCTATGGCCGCTATTTCCGTCATATCGAGCTCTGGAACGAGCCGAACAATCTGCTTGACTGGGATTGGCGTCACGACAGCGATTTTCTGCTTTTCTGCGAAATGGTCGGAGGCGCGGCCTACTGGGCGAAGCAAAGGGGTTACAAACCGGTTTTGGGCGGCCCGTGCCCCTTCGACCCATACTGGCTCAACCTGATGGGCACGCGCGGCGTGCTCGGCGTCATCGACGCTGTCGGCTTCCATGGCTTTCCCGGAACCTGGGATAGCGAGGAGGCAACCTGGGGCGGCTGGGACATGCATCTCGGAGAGATGCGCGGGATTATCGACCGCTATAATGCCGATGCGGAAATATGGATCACCGAAGCCGGGTACTCCACCTGGCGCAATGACGAGATCGAACAGGCGCGGCGCTTCATCAAGGCGCTGAACGTGCCGGCCGATCGCATGTATTGGTATTCCTGGCGTGACGTGCCGCCCGATGTTCCGGTTCAGGAAGGCCTGTGGTTCGATCCGCGGCATTATCACCTCGGCGCTGTCAGCCACGACAACAAGCCGAAGCTTCTTGCCCGCCTTCTCATGGAAGGAGGCGTCAAGAGACTGGAGGATGTCGCGGCCCTTGCGGCTCCCCAAATCGCCTCGGGTGCCGCGCCGATCGTTGTTACCGGCGGCAGCGGGTTTGTCGGCTGCAATCTCGCCGACAGCCTGCTCAGCGACGGCGAGGACGTCATCATCCTCGACAATCTGGCACGATCGGGGGTCGATCAGAATCTGACCTGGCTGATTGAGCGGCATGGCGGGCGGGTTCACCCGGTCCTTGCCGACGTTCGTGATCTGATGGGCATCGAAGCAGCCTTCAGGGACGCCAAGGCAGTCTTCCACTATGCCGCGCAGACGGCGGTGACCACCAGCCTCGTCGATCCGCTCGAAGATTTCGAGACGAATGCTCGCGGCACGCTCAACGTGCTGGAATCGGTGCGCAGGGCGGGCAGACGCGCTCCGGTCATCTTCGCCAGCACCAACAAGGTTTATGGCGCTCTCGACGATCTCGGCGTGATCGAACTCGACGATCGCTATCTTCCCGAAGACGAGACCGTCAGGAAACAAGGGGTCGGCGAGGATCGGCCACTCGATTTCTGCACGCCTTACGGATGTTCGAAAGGTGTGGCCGATCAATACATCCTCGACTACGCGAAATCCTACGGCATTCCTGCCGCCGTCCTGCGGATGAGCTGCATCTATGGACCGCGCCAGTTCGGCACCGAGGACCAGGGGTGGGTGGCGCATTTCCTGATCCGCGCGCTCGGCGGCGAACCCATTTCCATCTACGGCGACGGCAAGCAGGTGCGGGATATTCTGCATGTCGATGATGCCGTCGCTGCTTATCGGATGCTACTTTCCAATATCGAACGGGTCAGCGGCAAAGCCTTCAACCTCGGTGGGGGGCCGCGTAACGCCGTCAGCGTGCTCTCAGTGTTGCGCGAGATCGAATTGCTTGCGGGCCGTCCCGTCGAAACGAGCTTTGGCCCCTGGCGCGCCGGCGACCAGTTCTATTTCGTGGCCGACACGACGAAACTTGAACGGGAAACCGGCTGGCAAGCCGAAATCGGATGGCGTGATGGTTTGCGGCACCTCGCCGAATGGCTGATCGCCCATCGTTTCGGCGGGCGGCAGTTCCGCAGGGAAAAGCGGAAGGTATCAGCATGAGCGGAGATGAACGGAGCAACGGACACCGTCGCGTGCTGATGACGGTTGACGCCATCGGCGGCGTCTGGCGTTACGCCATGGACCTGGCAGCAGCACTGAAACCGAACAACATCGACGTTGTCTTTGCCGGGCTGGGGCCCACACCGACAGACGACAAAGTCGCCGAGGCGGGCCGGATCGGCAAGCTCGTCTGGCTGGACGCGCCACTCGATTGGACGGTCGAGGGTGAAGAGGCAGTTGCCGAGGTCCCGCGGCTGATCGCCGATCTCGCACGCCGGGAAGAGGCGGATCTTCTGCATCTTAATCTGCCGTCGCAGGCGGCGGGCATCGAAACGGACCTGCCGGTTGCGGTGGTTTGCCATTCCTGTGTTGTCACATGGTTTGCCGCCGTCCGCGGCAGTGAAGTCCCGCCGGACTGGCGATGGCACTATCGGCTGAACCAGGCGGGCTTCACGCGTGCGGACGCGGTGATCGCGCCAAGCCGCAGCCATGCGAGAGCGATGGAAGCGGCCTATGGACCGATCGGCGGTCTCCACGTCGTTCACAACGCCAGCTCCCTTGAGGCTTCCGACGAGCCCAAGCAGGATTTTGTCCTTGCGGCCGGGCGCTGGTGGGACGACGGCAAAAACGGCGCCGTGCTGGACAAGGCTGCAGCAATGACCCGATGGACGGTGGCGGCGGCCGGCGCGACGACCGGCCCGAACGGCCAGACCATGCGATTTCGCCATGCTGATCACCGAGGCGAGCTTTCGCACGAGCGGATGAGCGCCTTGACGCGGCAGGCGGCCGTCGTGGCCTCGCCTTCGCTCTACGAGCCGTTCGGTCTTGCCGCTCTCGAAGCAGCGCGGGCGGGCGCGGCCTTGGTGCTTTCCGATATCCCAACCTATCGCGAGATATGGGACGGCGCTGCTCTGTTCGCCGAGCCGCATCGCCCCGATGTCTTCGCCGATGCCTTCAATACTCTTGCCGACGATCCGCAGCTGCGGGCTGCATTCGGACGAAAAGCACGTGCCCGGTCTGCCGGCTTCAGCGTCAAGGCTAAGGCAGAGGCGATGTGCTCGGTCTATTCCGGCATGTCCGCCCGCGGTTTTTCAACAGCAGCGGAGTGATCATGAAGTTCGTTTTCTACACCCATTCGCTGGTCTCCGACTGGAATCACGGCAATGCCCATTTTCTTCGCGGCGTCATGCGCGATCTCCAACGGCGCGGCCATGAAACGCTGGCGCTGGAGCCGCAGGATGCCTGGAGCCGGGCCAATCTGGTGAAGGATCAGGGGCCGGCTGCGGTCGAGGCATTTCACCGGGCATTTCCGCAGCACCGTTCGCAGATCTACGGCGAGGGATTAGACCACGAAGCAGCGCTTGCCGATGCCGATATCGTCATCGTCCACGAGTGGACGGAACCGCGATTGGTCGAGAGGCTCGGCCGCATCCGACGCAATGGCGCGACCTTCACCCTGCTGTTCCACGATACGCATCATCGGGCGGTATCTGCCGAAGACGATATCGCAGGACTGGCGCTCGACGACTATGATGGCGTGCTGGCCTTCGGGCAGACCTTGCGTGAACGCTATCTCAGAGCCGGTTGGGGAAAGTCGGTATTTGCCTGGCACGAGGCGGCGGACGACACGCTGTTCAGACCGTTGCCGGACATCGAGAAAACCGGAGACCTCATCTGGATCGGCAACTGGGGTGACGATGAGCGGTCCGCCGAAATCGGCGAATTCCTGATTCGTCCCGCGAAGGAGCTGAAGCTCGACACGGTCGTTCGTGGCGTGCGCTATCCCGACCATGCATTGAACGAACTTCGCAAGTCCGGCATCGCCTATGGCGGCTGGATCGCCAATGCCGATGTTCCCGAGGCCTTCGCCCGCCACAGGGCCACCGTTCACATTCCGCGGCGACCCTATGTCCAGCATCTGCCGGGTATTCCGACTATCCGCGTCTTTGAGGCGCTCGCTTGCGGCATACCCCTGATCTCGGCGCCCTGGAGCGACGCCGAACATCTCTTCGAGCCTGGCAGGGACTATTTGGTCGTCGGCGATGGCGAGGAGATGAAGAAAAGCCTGCGCGACGTCCTCTCCGATACCGATCTGGCTGCGGGCCTTGCCGCCGCCGGCCTTGAAACGATCAAGACCCGTCACACCTGCCGCCACCGCGTCGACGAGCTTTTCGCCATTCTGGAGCGCTGCGGCACGCACAGGGTCGTTGAAAACCTGCAATCCAGGGAGGCTGCCGAATGAAGATCGCCTTTTATGGTTCGAGCCTCGTCTCCGCCTATTGGAACGGCGCCGCCACCTATTATCGCGGCTTGCTGCGGGCGCTGGCGGAGAAAGGCTACAACATCACCTTCTATGAACCCGACGTCTATGACCGGCAGATGAACCGCGACATGGATCCGCCGGACTGGTGCAGGGTCGTCGTCTATGAAGGGACAGTCGACGCACTCAAGGCCGTCACAAGCGAGGCGGCCGAGGCTGATATCGTCGTCAAGGCAAGCGGCGTCGGTTTCGAGGACGACCGATTGCTGGAAGAGGTGCTGCGCAATGCCCGACCCCACGCGTTGAAAATCTTCTGGGACGTGGACGCGCCGGCAACGCTTGCCGAACTCAGGGCCGACCCCGACCATCCGTTGCGCCGCGCGCTTTCCGCGCTTGATCTTGTGATGACCTATGGCGGCGGCGATCCTGTCGTGAGCGCATACCGCTCCGTGGGAGCGGCCGAATGCGTGCCGATCTACAATGCGCTGGACCCGCAAACGCATCATCCGGTGCCGAAGGACCACCGCTTTGCCGCCGACCTCGGTTTCCTCGGCAACCGCCTGCCGGACCGGGAGGCGAGGGTTGAGCATTTCTTCCTGGAGCCGGCGTCGCGTCTGCCGAACCGAACATTCCTGCTTGGCGGTTCCGGCTGGCACGACAAGCCGATCTCTTCGAACGTCCGCTATATCGGCCATGTCCCGACGCGCGATCATAATGCCTTTAACGTAACACCGATGGCGGTCCTCAACATATCGCGTGCCAGCATGGCGGAGAATGGTTTTTCCCCTGCGACGCGGGTCTTCGAGGCGGCTGGCGCCGGGGCTTGCCTCATTACCGACTATTGGGAAGGCATCGATGTCTTTCTGAAGTCGGGCGAGGAGGTGCTGGTCGCGCGCGACGGACAGGACGTGGCTGCCTTGCTTAGCGGCTTGTCCCGGCAAGCCGCACGGGAAATCGGAGAAAGAGCGCGCCGGCGGGTTTTGGCCGAACATACCTATGTCAATCGCGCCGAAGCGGTAGACAGGATTTTTCGCGCACGTCTTGGTGGGCGGGAGGCTGCCGAATGACGAGATCGCTCGACATCGTCTTCCTCGGCCTCTCCCTTTCCTCATCCTGGGGAAACGGTCATGCCACGACCTATCGCGCCTTGATCAAGGGCCTTCGGCACGCCGGCCATCGGATCTTTTTCCTGGAGCGGGACGTGCCGTGGTATGCCAGCCACCGGGACCTGCCTTCGCCTGACTTCTGCGAGCTCGCCTATTATTCTGATCCCGCCACAATGATCGAGCGTCACGGTGAGAGGCTCGGCAACGCCGATGCGGTCATCGTCGGATCCTACGTTCCCGATGGTGTGCCGCTCATCGACGGGCTCGAGGCGTTGCAGCCGAAACGCCTTTGCTTCTATGACATTGACACGCCCGTCACCCTCGCCAAGCTCGACCGTGGTGACGAGGAATATCTGGCGCTGAGGCAGATTCCCTTGTTTGACGCTTATTTCTCCTTCTCCGGCGGAAGGGTGTTGACCTGGCTAGAACAGAGATATGGCGCGCGCAGAGCCATCGCGCTCTATTGTTCGGTTGACGAGGGCCGCTATGCCAATACCGGCGAGTCCAATTGCTGGGATCTTGGTTATCTCGGAACCTATAGCCCTGACCGGCAGCCGACACTGGAGCGCCTCCTCCTGGAGCCGGCGCGCCGCCTGCCGTCGATGCGCTTCGTCGTCGCCGGCCCGCAATATCCCGCCGAGATCGAATGGCCGGCCAATGTCGAGCGCATCGAGCATCTGCCGCCTGCCGATCACGCAAGCTTCTATAGCCGTCAGAGGTTCACATTGAACGTGACCCGCAGCGATATGATCGCCGCCGGCTGGTCGCCCAGCGTGCGGCTGTTCGAGGCTGCCGCCTGCGGAGCGCCCATTATCAGCGACTTCTGGCAGGGTCTTGATGAGCTGCTGCCGGACACTGAGGCTTTGTTCATTGCGCGCGCGCCGGAGGATGTCGTGGCGCTGCTGACGGAGCTTTCTGACAGCGACCGTCTGGCAGCCGCCGCCGCAGCGAGAAAGCGCGTCATGAGCAGTCATACCGGGTACGCCCGTGCCGGCGATCTCGCTGGGGCTCTTTCGAACCTGCCAGCCAATCCAGCTTTCGAGCGTATCTCAGCGTGAAGGAGAGTATCGATGCTTCAAGTCAATCGTCGCGGAAAAGGCAAGACTGTTCTGGTGGCAGGAGGCGCCGGCTTTGTCGGCTCGCATCTCTGCGATGCTCTGCTCGGCCGTGGCGACAGCGTCATTTGCGTCGACAGCTATATCACCGGCTCGCGGGACAATGTCCGACCGTTGGTGAACCACCCCGGCTTCCGGCTGATTGAACAGGACATCTGCAACTTCCTCGAAATCGACGAGCCTATTGACCAGATTTACAACCTGGCCTGCGCCGCCTCGCCGCCGCAGTACCAGGCGGATCCCGTTCACACCATGATGACCTGCGTCGCCGGCACGGGCAATCTGCTGGCGCTCGCCGAGCGGCACCGCGCCTCCTTCCTCCAGGCTTCGACCAGCGAGGTCTATGGCGATCCGGCGGAACATCCGCAGACAGAGGACTATCGCGGCAATGTCAGCTGCACCGGACCGCGCGCCTGCTATGACGAGGGAAAGCGCGCCGCTGAGGCCCTTTGCTTCGACATGCTGCGTGCCGGCCGCGTCGACGCGCGGGTCGCCCGCATCTTCAATACCTATGGACCGCGAATGCAGGCCAATGACGGCCGGATCGTCTCCAATCTGATCGTGCAGGCCCTCTCGGGCAAACCTCTGACCATTTATGGAAGCGGCATGCAGACGCGGTCCTTCTGCTACGTCAGCGATCTCGTGGGCGGCCTCACGGCCCTGATGGACGTGCGCCAAAATCCCGGCGCGCCCGTCAACCTCGGCAACCCCGGCGAATTCACCATCAACGAGCTCGCGCAGATGATCCGCGCGATGGTGCCGGTACGCACGGTGGTTGCCTACAGGCCTTTGCCGAAGGACGATCCTCAGCGCCGCCGCCCCGATATAACCCGCGCCACCGAACTTCTCGACTGGCAGCCGACGGTGCCCCTCGCCGAGGGACTCAGATATACGATCGATTGGTTTGCCGCCAATTTGGACGATCGTCCGCGCAAACGCGTCGCCGCGCCTCGCCGTCACCGACGTGCAGCTGCCTCGCAGGCTGCTCCCTTGGACAACTAACCGAGAAGCGGAGGCAAGCGATGATGAACCTGGCTTTGAAACAGCGCATCAGCGAACTCGGCCCCTGGTTTCAGAATATGCGGCTCGGAGAGATCGAAACCGCGCCGGATCATTTTCTCGGCGACTATCCGGCGTTCAAATGGGAGGGCTTCAAGCATGTCGTGCCCACGGATCTGGAAGGGCGCAGCGTTCTCGATATCGGCTGCAATGCCGGCTTTTATGCGCTCGAAATGAAGCGCCGCAATGCCGGACGGGTGCTGGGAATTGACAGCGATCCACGTTATCTCGAGCAGGCCCGTTTCGCCGCCGATCATTTCGGCCTCGATGTCGAGTTCAGGCAGATGTCGGTTTATGAAGTATCGAAACTCGCGGAGCGTTTCGATCTCGTGCTCTTCATGGGCGTTCTCTACCACTTGCGCCATCCGTTGCTGGCACTGGATCTGCTCTACGAACACGTAGTCGCAGATCTCATGCTGTTCCAATGCCTGCAGCGTGGCGACGAGCATATCGCCACGCTGGAGGAAGACTACGACTTTTCGGAGTGGAAGGTTTTCGACCGGCCGGATTTTCCGAAGCTGTTCTTTGTCGAAGAGCGCTATTCTGCCGATCCCACCAACTGGTTCATTCCCAACAAGGCGGCGGTCGAAGCGTTGCTGCGCAGCTCCGGCTTTGTCATAGAGGCCAATCCGGAGCGAGAGGTTTATCTCTGCCGCCGAGGCCGGCGGCCATACATGGTCGAGCCGCCGCCCGGTTGAGGCGATTGGTCACCTGAGGGAAACAGTTCATACTTCATGGAATTGATCTAGCGGGTCCAGAATGTTTTGAGGCCCTGACTGTTTTCCACCGCTGTCGCTGCGGTCTCCTAGCCTTTTGACCATCGCCTGATTGGTGAAGTCGCTGCCGCCGCAACCGACACGGAATCAGTGCATGTCCGCGCAAGTCACCGCAGAGCTAGGCGGAAACACCCGTCGTTATAAGAAGGCGGGGACGCGGCCGACGTTCGAAGCTATCATCTGCCAAATGCCGCCGATTGGGAACAGGCCATGGGCGCGAGCGTTTTTGTCCAAACGGGTTTGATGCCGGGAGCAGATCGCAGTGAATACGGTCTTTGACAAACTTGCGCGAAAGGCGGTTTTGATCGTCGAGGACGATTACACCCTTGCCAGCGAGCTCGCGTCCAAACTGACCCAAACGGGAATCGATGTCGTCGGGCCGGCACCCAACGTTGAGCAAGCGCTGAAATACATCGAAGATTCCAAGATAGAAGCGGCTATTTTGGACATCAATCTCGGTGGAACGATGGTGTTTCCTGTCGCCGATGTGCTGTCGAAGCGCAATATCCCGTTTTTCTTCGCAACCGGCTACAGCCGGGACGTCGTCCCTCCGCGGTTTGCCGATCGAATATTCGTGGAAAAGCCGTTGGACACGGGCGCGATTTATAGTGCCCTTTCCAGTTGTGGAAGCTCGACGGCGACGGCAGCAGGCGGCCAAAAGAACCTCATTCTTTCTGCGCTTTCTCCCCGCGAAAATGACCTTGTCCGTCCGCTGCTTAATCCTGTCCACCTGGTTCAAGGCGAGATTCTTGAGCAACAGTTTGGGGAGATAACGACGGTTTTCTTCATCGAAAGCGGGACGGTTTCGGTTGTGGCCTCGTCGCCCAATGGGTCGCAGGTGGAGGTCGGTCTCATCGGGCGTGAAGGCCTGACCGGCACTGGACTGTTGGAGGGTGATTGGCGCACGCCCTACAATATGGTGGTGCTGACCGAAGGAAGCGCCCAGCGCATCGATACCGACGGTTTCCTCCGTCTGGTGCAGAGGGCGCCACAGCTACGCTCTCTTTCGTCGTCCTTCTCAAGGACGCTCGCAATTCAGATCGGGTACACGGCCCTCGCCAACAGCCGCTATTCGATCGAGCAGAGGCTGGCCCGCTTGCTGCTCATGCTCAATGATCGGTCGGAAGACAAGATGCTGCTTCTGACGCACGAACACATGTCTTCCATGCTCGGCGTCCGACGTTCCGGAGTCACGGGCGCGCTTCCGGTTCTGGAGGGGGAAAAGCTCATCAGGTCGGTACGGGGAAAGGTGATCATCATCGACCGGGAGGGCCTTATCCTTAAGGCCAATGGCTCTTACGGCATCCCTGAGGCGGAGTACGAGCGCCTGATGGGGTTTTCACTGAGAGGCACGGGGAACGCCAAAAAGGCTGTCGGGCAACCCGGTCCCCACTTTTACGGCCCCCATTCCGGCGAGAAATGGTAACCGTAAGTCGCCCGGCTGCGGACCGAACTTTTGTCATCGGCAACGGACAGAACCTGCGTGTGGAAAGGTGCCCGGTGGAAAAGAACAATCAGACCAGACTTTTCTCCGGAAAGCGCATCCTGGTTGTCGAAGACGAATATTTTCTCGCCGGCGAGACCCGACGGAGGTTGGAAGATCTTGGTGCAACCGTCGTCGGGCCAGCGGCAAACATTCGTAGCGCGCTCGAGCTAGTCGCTGTC from Rhizobium bangladeshense includes the following:
- a CDS encoding TIGR04290 family methyltransferase, which gives rise to MMNLALKQRISELGPWFQNMRLGEIETAPDHFLGDYPAFKWEGFKHVVPTDLEGRSVLDIGCNAGFYALEMKRRNAGRVLGIDSDPRYLEQARFAADHFGLDVEFRQMSVYEVSKLAERFDLVLFMGVLYHLRHPLLALDLLYEHVVADLMLFQCLQRGDEHIATLEEDYDFSEWKVFDRPDFPKLFFVEERYSADPTNWFIPNKAAVEALLRSSGFVIEANPEREVYLCRRGRRPYMVEPPPG
- a CDS encoding CgeB family protein, translated to MKFVFYTHSLVSDWNHGNAHFLRGVMRDLQRRGHETLALEPQDAWSRANLVKDQGPAAVEAFHRAFPQHRSQIYGEGLDHEAALADADIVIVHEWTEPRLVERLGRIRRNGATFTLLFHDTHHRAVSAEDDIAGLALDDYDGVLAFGQTLRERYLRAGWGKSVFAWHEAADDTLFRPLPDIEKTGDLIWIGNWGDDERSAEIGEFLIRPAKELKLDTVVRGVRYPDHALNELRKSGIAYGGWIANADVPEAFARHRATVHIPRRPYVQHLPGIPTIRVFEALACGIPLISAPWSDAEHLFEPGRDYLVVGDGEEMKKSLRDVLSDTDLAAGLAAAGLETIKTRHTCRHRVDELFAILERCGTHRVVENLQSREAAE
- a CDS encoding NAD-dependent epimerase/dehydratase family protein, producing MNKAGSRASGQQEARRFGFVEWFRPGEYERTELVLPDILKSGASYLRTHLSWAEYLAPGGEQWFDWLIPRVGSQIDLLPCIHYTPPSLSRTGRSSGAPVDLKSYADFVDHILTRYGRYFRHIELWNEPNNLLDWDWRHDSDFLLFCEMVGGAAYWAKQRGYKPVLGGPCPFDPYWLNLMGTRGVLGVIDAVGFHGFPGTWDSEEATWGGWDMHLGEMRGIIDRYNADAEIWITEAGYSTWRNDEIEQARRFIKALNVPADRMYWYSWRDVPPDVPVQEGLWFDPRHYHLGAVSHDNKPKLLARLLMEGGVKRLEDVAALAAPQIASGAAPIVVTGGSGFVGCNLADSLLSDGEDVIILDNLARSGVDQNLTWLIERHGGRVHPVLADVRDLMGIEAAFRDAKAVFHYAAQTAVTTSLVDPLEDFETNARGTLNVLESVRRAGRRAPVIFASTNKVYGALDDLGVIELDDRYLPEDETVRKQGVGEDRPLDFCTPYGCSKGVADQYILDYAKSYGIPAAVLRMSCIYGPRQFGTEDQGWVAHFLIRALGGEPISIYGDGKQVRDILHVDDAVAAYRMLLSNIERVSGKAFNLGGGPRNAVSVLSVLREIELLAGRPVETSFGPWRAGDQFYFVADTTKLERETGWQAEIGWRDGLRHLAEWLIAHRFGGRQFRREKRKVSA
- a CDS encoding NAD-dependent epimerase/dehydratase family protein, which produces MTILITGGCGFIGRHVAEELLKNGYGVRILDALIDQVHADAEVSVPDGAEIIQGDVRDKDAVRAALAGVSGVIHLAAEVGVGQSMYEIARYVGCNDLGTAVLLEAMIGLPVKKIVVASSMSVYGEGLYLTADGKRLGYVRRRMQNVKQGQWDPLDEDGQPLTPVATDEEKPVDLASIYALTKFAQERQVLIFGEAYGLDAVALRLFNVFGAGQALSNPYTGVLANFGSRLANGQPPMIFEDGRQRRDFVHVRDVATAFRLALEKPAASGHVINIGSGQAYSIADVATLLADAMGVPEIGPDIMNKARSGDIRNCFADISKARELLGFEPKYRLENALAPFAEWVRQTGAVDRGAEMKRQLEERGLVS
- a CDS encoding helix-turn-helix domain-containing protein, producing the protein MNTVFDKLARKAVLIVEDDYTLASELASKLTQTGIDVVGPAPNVEQALKYIEDSKIEAAILDINLGGTMVFPVADVLSKRNIPFFFATGYSRDVVPPRFADRIFVEKPLDTGAIYSALSSCGSSTATAAGGQKNLILSALSPRENDLVRPLLNPVHLVQGEILEQQFGEITTVFFIESGTVSVVASSPNGSQVEVGLIGREGLTGTGLLEGDWRTPYNMVVLTEGSAQRIDTDGFLRLVQRAPQLRSLSSSFSRTLAIQIGYTALANSRYSIEQRLARLLLMLNDRSEDKMLLLTHEHMSSMLGVRRSGVTGALPVLEGEKLIRSVRGKVIIIDREGLILKANGSYGIPEAEYERLMGFSLRGTGNAKKAVGQPGPHFYGPHSGEKW
- a CDS encoding glycosyltransferase family 4 protein — encoded protein: MSGDERSNGHRRVLMTVDAIGGVWRYAMDLAAALKPNNIDVVFAGLGPTPTDDKVAEAGRIGKLVWLDAPLDWTVEGEEAVAEVPRLIADLARREEADLLHLNLPSQAAGIETDLPVAVVCHSCVVTWFAAVRGSEVPPDWRWHYRLNQAGFTRADAVIAPSRSHARAMEAAYGPIGGLHVVHNASSLEASDEPKQDFVLAAGRWWDDGKNGAVLDKAAAMTRWTVAAAGATTGPNGQTMRFRHADHRGELSHERMSALTRQAAVVASPSLYEPFGLAALEAARAGAALVLSDIPTYREIWDGAALFAEPHRPDVFADAFNTLADDPQLRAAFGRKARARSAGFSVKAKAEAMCSVYSGMSARGFSTAAE
- a CDS encoding UDP-glucuronic acid decarboxylase family protein; the protein is MLQVNRRGKGKTVLVAGGAGFVGSHLCDALLGRGDSVICVDSYITGSRDNVRPLVNHPGFRLIEQDICNFLEIDEPIDQIYNLACAASPPQYQADPVHTMMTCVAGTGNLLALAERHRASFLQASTSEVYGDPAEHPQTEDYRGNVSCTGPRACYDEGKRAAEALCFDMLRAGRVDARVARIFNTYGPRMQANDGRIVSNLIVQALSGKPLTIYGSGMQTRSFCYVSDLVGGLTALMDVRQNPGAPVNLGNPGEFTINELAQMIRAMVPVRTVVAYRPLPKDDPQRRRPDITRATELLDWQPTVPLAEGLRYTIDWFAANLDDRPRKRVAAPRRHRRAAASQAAPLDN
- a CDS encoding CgeB family protein; this translates as MKIAFYGSSLVSAYWNGAATYYRGLLRALAEKGYNITFYEPDVYDRQMNRDMDPPDWCRVVVYEGTVDALKAVTSEAAEADIVVKASGVGFEDDRLLEEVLRNARPHALKIFWDVDAPATLAELRADPDHPLRRALSALDLVMTYGGGDPVVSAYRSVGAAECVPIYNALDPQTHHPVPKDHRFAADLGFLGNRLPDREARVEHFFLEPASRLPNRTFLLGGSGWHDKPISSNVRYIGHVPTRDHNAFNVTPMAVLNISRASMAENGFSPATRVFEAAGAGACLITDYWEGIDVFLKSGEEVLVARDGQDVAALLSGLSRQAAREIGERARRRVLAEHTYVNRAEAVDRIFRARLGGREAAE
- a CDS encoding CgeB family protein, whose amino-acid sequence is MTRSLDIVFLGLSLSSSWGNGHATTYRALIKGLRHAGHRIFFLERDVPWYASHRDLPSPDFCELAYYSDPATMIERHGERLGNADAVIVGSYVPDGVPLIDGLEALQPKRLCFYDIDTPVTLAKLDRGDEEYLALRQIPLFDAYFSFSGGRVLTWLEQRYGARRAIALYCSVDEGRYANTGESNCWDLGYLGTYSPDRQPTLERLLLEPARRLPSMRFVVAGPQYPAEIEWPANVERIEHLPPADHASFYSRQRFTLNVTRSDMIAAGWSPSVRLFEAAACGAPIISDFWQGLDELLPDTEALFIARAPEDVVALLTELSDSDRLAAAAAARKRVMSSHTGYARAGDLAGALSNLPANPAFERISA